A DNA window from Salarias fasciatus chromosome 23 unlocalized genomic scaffold, fSalaFa1.1 super_scaffold_20, whole genome shotgun sequence contains the following coding sequences:
- the LOC115384112 gene encoding NLR family CARD domain-containing protein 3-like isoform X3, with protein MDLQPFFVRKRFHPCFPFSLPSLISQRLSCSEPVPAPDPSPQHELDRSPDLDSSPTSLQEPKAGPEPRSGSESGNQHKAEPVVEEPGPSAEQKADGTTDRADRQLSRKPSQRTETDGALKLWLLDSLQDLGAEQLKHFQWLLQNADEAEDGFRAIRKCHLETADRLDTVDLMVEMYNTDVREVTEKVLKKMSRSEGKCLAHVPHPEEVRWSAGVFTCRHKLKSILKQRFQSVFEGIAKAGKSTPLNQIYTELHITEGGAAEVNEQHEVRQIETASRRTDGAETSIRAEDIFKSSPGRSQPIRTVLTKGVAGIGKTVLTQKFTLDWAEDEANQDVHFTFPFTFRELNLVGKQLSLVGLVHHFFTETKEAGLCSFQDFQVVFILDGLDECRLPLDFHRAELLTDVTESSSVDVLLINLIRGKLLPSARLWITTRPAAANQIPADCVDRVTEVRGFTDPQKEEYFRRRFREEEQASRIISHIKTSRSLHIMCHIPVFCWISATVLEKVLKSREGGELPKTLTQMYIHHLVVQAKVKNVKFDGGAATDDHWSPESREMIWSLGKLAFEQLQKGNLIFFESDLTGSGIDLRAASMYSGVFTQVFREESGLYQDKVFCFVHLSLQEFLAALHVHQTFVSSGVNLLENNLKESEELRIDSSWFYQGAVDEALKSPNGHLDLFLRFLLGLSLPANQKLLRGLLAEIGGSAPASQEVLYIYLLHNVAVVNNNSRRMLAVEGHIRRRLDENLSADKIVNLFHCLNELNDHSLVEEIQQSLRLGRLSREVLSPAQWSALVFILLSSDQDLKEFNLKKYSASEEALLKLLPVVKASSKALLRNCDLSRRSCGALSSVLSSQSSSLTQLDLSNNNLQDSGVELLCDGLRSPLCKLEALRLAGCLVSEGGCSPLVSAVRSKSSRLRELDLSYNHPGDAAVDLLSAAVEDPDCGLDAVRVEPAGVRWLKPGVRKYSCPLSIDTNTVSARLGVSDGGRTVTHVGKRQSYPEHPDRFERCPQLLCETALTRRHYWEVEQSGDVLLALAYRGVGRRGAGMGCRFGENDRSWCLYGYDHRFSAWHDNRQTLVPSSPCSCSSSSSHRLGVYVDCPAGTLSFYIVCSDSLLHLYTFNTSFSEPLYAGFGCGSRSSLSLCEL; from the exons ATGGATCTTCAACCgttttttgtcaggaaacgttTCCAtccttgttttcctttctcatTGCCTTCACTGATCAGCCAGAGACTGAGCTGCAGTGAACCAGTTCCTGCCCCAGACCCGAGTCCTCAGCATGAACTCGACCGTTCCCCTGATCTGGACTCTTCACCAACGTCTCTACAGGAACCCAAAGCAGGACCGGAACCCAGAAGTGGTTCTGAATCTGGAAACCAGCATAAAGCTGAACCTGTTGTGGAAGAACCCGGTCCGTCTGCAGAACAGAA AGCTGATGGTACGACGGATCGGGCCGATCGACAGCTGTCCCGCAAACCTTCA CAGAGGACGGAGACGGACGGCGCCCTGAAGCTCTGGCTGCTGGACAGCCTGCAGGATCTGGGGGCGGAGCAGCTGAAGCACTTCCAGTGGCTCCTCCAGAACGCAGACGAGGCGGAGGACGGGTTCAGAGCCATCCGGAAGTGTCACCTGGAGACGGCAGACCGCCTGGACACGGTGGACTTGATGGTGGAGATGTACAACACCGACGTCCGAGAGGTGACGGAGAAGGTCCTGAAGAAGATGAGCCGGAGTGAAG GAAAATGTTTGGCTCATGTTCCACATCCAGAAGAAGTGCGTTGGTCTGCAG GAGTCTTCACATGTCGCCACAAGTTAAAGTCCATCCTGAAGCAGAGGTTCCAGAGCGTGTTTGAGGGGATCGCGAAAGCCGGAAAGTCGACCcccctgaaccagatctacacggAGCTCCACATCACGGAGGGCGGGGCCGCGGAGGTCAACGAGCAACACGAGGTCAGGCAGATTGAAACGGCGTCCAGGAGGACGGACGGAGCGGAAACCAGCATCAGAGCAGAAGACATCTTTAAATCCTCGCCGggaagatctcaaccaatcaggaCGGTGCTGACGAAGGGCGTGGCCGGCAtcgggaaaacagtcctgactcagaagttcactctggactgggctgaagacgaagccaaccaggacgtccacttcacCTTTCcgttcaccttcagagagctgaaccTGGTGGGGAAGCAGTTGAGCCTGGTGGGACTGGTTCACCActttttcactgaaaccaaagaagcaggacTCTGCAGCTTCCaagacttccaggtggtcttcatcttggacggtctggaCGAGTGTCgcctccctctggacttccaccGCGCCGAGCTGCTGACCGACGTGACAGAGTCCAGCTCAGTGGACGTTCTGCTgataaacctcatcagggggaaactgcttccctccgctcgcctctggatcaccacacggcctgcagcagccaatcagatccctgccgactgtgtggacagggtgacgGAGGTCCGGGggttcaccgacccccagaaggaggagtacttcaggaggaggttcagagaggaggagcaggccagcaggatcatctcccacatcaagacctcccgaagcctccacatcatgtgccacatcccggtcttctgctggatcagtgctacagttctggagaaggtgctgaagagcagagagggaggagagctgcccaagaccctgacccagatgtacatccaccacctggtggtccaggccaaagtcaagaaCGTCAAgtttgatggaggagctgccacagacgaccactggagtccagagagcagggagatgatctGGTCTCTGGGGAAACTGGCTTTTGAGCAGCTCCAGAAGGGGAACCTGATCTTCTTTGAATCGGACCTGACAGGGTCTGGCATCGACCTCAGAGCAGCCTCAATGTACTCAGGAGTGTTCACGCAGgtcttcagagaggagagcggcctgtaccaggacaagGTCTTctgcttcgtccatctgagcctccaggagtttctggctgctcttcacgTCCATCAGACCTTCGTCAGCTCTGGAGTCAACCTGCTGGAAAACAACCTGAAGGAGTCTGAAGAGTTGAGAATCGACTCATCGTGGTTCTACCAGggagcagtggacgaggccttgaagagtccaaacggacacctggacttgttccttcGATTCCTCCTGGGTCTCTCACTGCCGGCCAATCAGAAGCTCTTACGAGGTCTGCTGGCAGAGATAGGAGGAAGTGCACCAGCCAGTCAGGAGGTGCTATACATATACCTGCTGCATAACGTTGCCGTTGTTAACAACAACTCACGGAGGATGTTGGCAGTAGAGGGACACATCAGACGGAGGCTTGATGAGAATCTGTCTGCAGATAAAATCGTCAacctgttccactgtctgaacgAACTGAATGACcattctctggtggaggagatccagcaGTCCCTGAGGTTAGGACGGCTCTCCAGAGAGGTCCTGTCTCCCGCTCAGTGGTCAGCGCTGGTCTTCATCCTACTGTCATCAGAtcaagatctgaaggagtttaaCCTGAAGAagtactctgcttcagaggaggctcttctgaagctgctgccggtggtcaaagcctccagcaAAGCTCT gttgagGAACTGCGACCTGTCCcggagaagctgtggagctctgtcctcggtcctcagctctcagtcctccagtctgacacagctggacctgagtaacaacaaCCTGCAGGACTCGGgagtggagctgctgtgtgacGGACTGAGAAGCCCTCTCTGCAAACTGGAAGCTCTCCG cctggcagggtgtctggtctcagagggaggctgctctcctctggtctcAGCCGTGAGGTCCAAGTCCTCCcgtctgagagagctggacctgagctacaaccatcccgGGGACGCGGCGGTGGATCTGCTGTCCGCTGCCGTGGAGGATCCGGACTGCGGTCTGGACGCCGTCAG GGTGGAGCCTGCCGGAGTCCGCTGGCTGAAACccggagtgaggaagt ACTCCTGCCCGCTCTCCATCGACACGAACACGGTGAGCGCCAGACTCGGAGTGTCCGACGGCGGCAGGACGGTGACGCACGTGGGGAAGCGCCAGTCCTACCCGGAGCACCCGGACCGGTTCGAGCGCTgccctcagctgctgtgcgAGACGGCGCTGACGAGACGCCActactgggaggtggagcagagcggagacgtcctgctggcgCTGGCCTACAGGGGGGtcgggaggaggggggccggCATGGGCTGCCGGTTCGGGGAGAACGACCGGTCCTGGTGTCTGTATGGATACGACCACAGATTCTCTGCCTGGCACGACAACAGGCAGACCCTGGTCccttcctccccctgctcctgctcctcctcctcctctcacagaCTGGgggtgtatgtggactgtcccgCTGGGACTCTGTCCTTCTACATCGTCTGCTCTgactctctgctccacctctacaccttcaacacctcCTTCTCAGAGCCCCTGTACGCTGGATTTGGCTGTGGGAGCCGCTCCTCCCTGTCCCTGTGTGAgctgtga
- the LOC115384112 gene encoding NACHT, LRR and PYD domains-containing protein 3-like isoform X2 — MDLQPFFVRKRFHPCFPFSLPSLISQRLSCSEPVPAPDPSPQHELDRSPDLDSSPTSLQEPKAGPEPRSGSESGNQHKAEPVVEEPGPSAEQKADGTTDRADRQLSRKPSRTETDGALKLWLLDSLQDLGAEQLKHFQWLLQNADEAEDGFRAIRKCHLETADRLDTVDLMVEMYNTDVREVTEKVLKKMSRSEGKCLAHVPHPEEVRWSAGVFTCRHKLKSILKQRFQSVFEGIAKAGKSTPLNQIYTELHITEGGAAEVNEQHEVRQIETASRRTDGAETSIRAEDIFKSSPGRSQPIRTVLTKGVAGIGKTVLTQKFTLDWAEDEANQDVHFTFPFTFRELNLVGKQLSLVGLVHHFFTETKEAGLCSFQDFQVVFILDGLDECRLPLDFHRAELLTDVTESSSVDVLLINLIRGKLLPSARLWITTRPAAANQIPADCVDRVTEVRGFTDPQKEEYFRRRFREEEQASRIISHIKTSRSLHIMCHIPVFCWISATVLEKVLKSREGGELPKTLTQMYIHHLVVQAKVKNVKFDGGAATDDHWSPESREMIWSLGKLAFEQLQKGNLIFFESDLTGSGIDLRAASMYSGVFTQVFREESGLYQDKVFCFVHLSLQEFLAALHVHQTFVSSGVNLLENNLKESEELRIDSSWFYQGAVDEALKSPNGHLDLFLRFLLGLSLPANQKLLRGLLAEIGGSAPASQEVLYIYLLHNVAVVNNNSRRMLAVEGHIRRRLDENLSADKIVNLFHCLNELNDHSLVEEIQQSLRLGRLSREVLSPAQWSALVFILLSSDQDLKEFNLKKYSASEEALLKLLPVVKASSKALLRNCDLSRRSCGALSSVLSSQSSSLTQLDLSNNNLQDSGVELLCDGLRSPLCKLEALRLSNCSLSERSCGALSSVLSSQSSSLTHLDLSDNDLRDSGVELLSRVLKSPGCKLEALSLAGCLVSEGGCSPLVSAVRSKSSRLRELDLSYNHPGDAAVDLLSAAVEDPDCGLDAVRVEPAGVRWLKPGVRKYSCPLSIDTNTVSARLGVSDGGRTVTHVGKRQSYPEHPDRFERCPQLLCETALTRRHYWEVEQSGDVLLALAYRGVGRRGAGMGCRFGENDRSWCLYGYDHRFSAWHDNRQTLVPSSPCSCSSSSSHRLGVYVDCPAGTLSFYIVCSDSLLHLYTFNTSFSEPLYAGFGCGSRSSLSLCEL; from the exons ATGGATCTTCAACCgttttttgtcaggaaacgttTCCAtccttgttttcctttctcatTGCCTTCACTGATCAGCCAGAGACTGAGCTGCAGTGAACCAGTTCCTGCCCCAGACCCGAGTCCTCAGCATGAACTCGACCGTTCCCCTGATCTGGACTCTTCACCAACGTCTCTACAGGAACCCAAAGCAGGACCGGAACCCAGAAGTGGTTCTGAATCTGGAAACCAGCATAAAGCTGAACCTGTTGTGGAAGAACCCGGTCCGTCTGCAGAACAGAA AGCTGATGGTACGACGGATCGGGCCGATCGACAGCTGTCCCGCAAACCTTCA AGGACGGAGACGGACGGCGCCCTGAAGCTCTGGCTGCTGGACAGCCTGCAGGATCTGGGGGCGGAGCAGCTGAAGCACTTCCAGTGGCTCCTCCAGAACGCAGACGAGGCGGAGGACGGGTTCAGAGCCATCCGGAAGTGTCACCTGGAGACGGCAGACCGCCTGGACACGGTGGACTTGATGGTGGAGATGTACAACACCGACGTCCGAGAGGTGACGGAGAAGGTCCTGAAGAAGATGAGCCGGAGTGAAG GAAAATGTTTGGCTCATGTTCCACATCCAGAAGAAGTGCGTTGGTCTGCAG GAGTCTTCACATGTCGCCACAAGTTAAAGTCCATCCTGAAGCAGAGGTTCCAGAGCGTGTTTGAGGGGATCGCGAAAGCCGGAAAGTCGACCcccctgaaccagatctacacggAGCTCCACATCACGGAGGGCGGGGCCGCGGAGGTCAACGAGCAACACGAGGTCAGGCAGATTGAAACGGCGTCCAGGAGGACGGACGGAGCGGAAACCAGCATCAGAGCAGAAGACATCTTTAAATCCTCGCCGggaagatctcaaccaatcaggaCGGTGCTGACGAAGGGCGTGGCCGGCAtcgggaaaacagtcctgactcagaagttcactctggactgggctgaagacgaagccaaccaggacgtccacttcacCTTTCcgttcaccttcagagagctgaaccTGGTGGGGAAGCAGTTGAGCCTGGTGGGACTGGTTCACCActttttcactgaaaccaaagaagcaggacTCTGCAGCTTCCaagacttccaggtggtcttcatcttggacggtctggaCGAGTGTCgcctccctctggacttccaccGCGCCGAGCTGCTGACCGACGTGACAGAGTCCAGCTCAGTGGACGTTCTGCTgataaacctcatcagggggaaactgcttccctccgctcgcctctggatcaccacacggcctgcagcagccaatcagatccctgccgactgtgtggacagggtgacgGAGGTCCGGGggttcaccgacccccagaaggaggagtacttcaggaggaggttcagagaggaggagcaggccagcaggatcatctcccacatcaagacctcccgaagcctccacatcatgtgccacatcccggtcttctgctggatcagtgctacagttctggagaaggtgctgaagagcagagagggaggagagctgcccaagaccctgacccagatgtacatccaccacctggtggtccaggccaaagtcaagaaCGTCAAgtttgatggaggagctgccacagacgaccactggagtccagagagcagggagatgatctGGTCTCTGGGGAAACTGGCTTTTGAGCAGCTCCAGAAGGGGAACCTGATCTTCTTTGAATCGGACCTGACAGGGTCTGGCATCGACCTCAGAGCAGCCTCAATGTACTCAGGAGTGTTCACGCAGgtcttcagagaggagagcggcctgtaccaggacaagGTCTTctgcttcgtccatctgagcctccaggagtttctggctgctcttcacgTCCATCAGACCTTCGTCAGCTCTGGAGTCAACCTGCTGGAAAACAACCTGAAGGAGTCTGAAGAGTTGAGAATCGACTCATCGTGGTTCTACCAGggagcagtggacgaggccttgaagagtccaaacggacacctggacttgttccttcGATTCCTCCTGGGTCTCTCACTGCCGGCCAATCAGAAGCTCTTACGAGGTCTGCTGGCAGAGATAGGAGGAAGTGCACCAGCCAGTCAGGAGGTGCTATACATATACCTGCTGCATAACGTTGCCGTTGTTAACAACAACTCACGGAGGATGTTGGCAGTAGAGGGACACATCAGACGGAGGCTTGATGAGAATCTGTCTGCAGATAAAATCGTCAacctgttccactgtctgaacgAACTGAATGACcattctctggtggaggagatccagcaGTCCCTGAGGTTAGGACGGCTCTCCAGAGAGGTCCTGTCTCCCGCTCAGTGGTCAGCGCTGGTCTTCATCCTACTGTCATCAGAtcaagatctgaaggagtttaaCCTGAAGAagtactctgcttcagaggaggctcttctgaagctgctgccggtggtcaaagcctccagcaAAGCTCT gttgagGAACTGCGACCTGTCCcggagaagctgtggagctctgtcctcggtcctcagctctcagtcctccagtctgacacagctggacctgagtaacaacaaCCTGCAGGACTCGGgagtggagctgctgtgtgacGGACTGAGAAGCCCTCTCTGCAAACTGGAAGCTCTCCG aCTCAGCAACTGCAGCCTGTCCGAGAGAAGCTGTGgcgctctgtcctcagtcctcagctctcagtcctccagtctgacacatctggatcTGAGTGACAACGACCTGCGGGATTCgggggtggagctgctgtccagggtgctgaaGAGTCCCGGCTgcaaactggaagctctcag cctggcagggtgtctggtctcagagggaggctgctctcctctggtctcAGCCGTGAGGTCCAAGTCCTCCcgtctgagagagctggacctgagctacaaccatcccgGGGACGCGGCGGTGGATCTGCTGTCCGCTGCCGTGGAGGATCCGGACTGCGGTCTGGACGCCGTCAG GGTGGAGCCTGCCGGAGTCCGCTGGCTGAAACccggagtgaggaagt ACTCCTGCCCGCTCTCCATCGACACGAACACGGTGAGCGCCAGACTCGGAGTGTCCGACGGCGGCAGGACGGTGACGCACGTGGGGAAGCGCCAGTCCTACCCGGAGCACCCGGACCGGTTCGAGCGCTgccctcagctgctgtgcgAGACGGCGCTGACGAGACGCCActactgggaggtggagcagagcggagacgtcctgctggcgCTGGCCTACAGGGGGGtcgggaggaggggggccggCATGGGCTGCCGGTTCGGGGAGAACGACCGGTCCTGGTGTCTGTATGGATACGACCACAGATTCTCTGCCTGGCACGACAACAGGCAGACCCTGGTCccttcctccccctgctcctgctcctcctcctcctctcacagaCTGGgggtgtatgtggactgtcccgCTGGGACTCTGTCCTTCTACATCGTCTGCTCTgactctctgctccacctctacaccttcaacacctcCTTCTCAGAGCCCCTGTACGCTGGATTTGGCTGTGGGAGCCGCTCCTCCCTGTCCCTGTGTGAgctgtga
- the LOC115384112 gene encoding NACHT, LRR and PYD domains-containing protein 3-like isoform X1, with the protein MDLQPFFVRKRFHPCFPFSLPSLISQRLSCSEPVPAPDPSPQHELDRSPDLDSSPTSLQEPKAGPEPRSGSESGNQHKAEPVVEEPGPSAEQKADGTTDRADRQLSRKPSQRTETDGALKLWLLDSLQDLGAEQLKHFQWLLQNADEAEDGFRAIRKCHLETADRLDTVDLMVEMYNTDVREVTEKVLKKMSRSEGKCLAHVPHPEEVRWSAGVFTCRHKLKSILKQRFQSVFEGIAKAGKSTPLNQIYTELHITEGGAAEVNEQHEVRQIETASRRTDGAETSIRAEDIFKSSPGRSQPIRTVLTKGVAGIGKTVLTQKFTLDWAEDEANQDVHFTFPFTFRELNLVGKQLSLVGLVHHFFTETKEAGLCSFQDFQVVFILDGLDECRLPLDFHRAELLTDVTESSSVDVLLINLIRGKLLPSARLWITTRPAAANQIPADCVDRVTEVRGFTDPQKEEYFRRRFREEEQASRIISHIKTSRSLHIMCHIPVFCWISATVLEKVLKSREGGELPKTLTQMYIHHLVVQAKVKNVKFDGGAATDDHWSPESREMIWSLGKLAFEQLQKGNLIFFESDLTGSGIDLRAASMYSGVFTQVFREESGLYQDKVFCFVHLSLQEFLAALHVHQTFVSSGVNLLENNLKESEELRIDSSWFYQGAVDEALKSPNGHLDLFLRFLLGLSLPANQKLLRGLLAEIGGSAPASQEVLYIYLLHNVAVVNNNSRRMLAVEGHIRRRLDENLSADKIVNLFHCLNELNDHSLVEEIQQSLRLGRLSREVLSPAQWSALVFILLSSDQDLKEFNLKKYSASEEALLKLLPVVKASSKALLRNCDLSRRSCGALSSVLSSQSSSLTQLDLSNNNLQDSGVELLCDGLRSPLCKLEALRLSNCSLSERSCGALSSVLSSQSSSLTHLDLSDNDLRDSGVELLSRVLKSPGCKLEALSLAGCLVSEGGCSPLVSAVRSKSSRLRELDLSYNHPGDAAVDLLSAAVEDPDCGLDAVRVEPAGVRWLKPGVRKYSCPLSIDTNTVSARLGVSDGGRTVTHVGKRQSYPEHPDRFERCPQLLCETALTRRHYWEVEQSGDVLLALAYRGVGRRGAGMGCRFGENDRSWCLYGYDHRFSAWHDNRQTLVPSSPCSCSSSSSHRLGVYVDCPAGTLSFYIVCSDSLLHLYTFNTSFSEPLYAGFGCGSRSSLSLCEL; encoded by the exons ATGGATCTTCAACCgttttttgtcaggaaacgttTCCAtccttgttttcctttctcatTGCCTTCACTGATCAGCCAGAGACTGAGCTGCAGTGAACCAGTTCCTGCCCCAGACCCGAGTCCTCAGCATGAACTCGACCGTTCCCCTGATCTGGACTCTTCACCAACGTCTCTACAGGAACCCAAAGCAGGACCGGAACCCAGAAGTGGTTCTGAATCTGGAAACCAGCATAAAGCTGAACCTGTTGTGGAAGAACCCGGTCCGTCTGCAGAACAGAA AGCTGATGGTACGACGGATCGGGCCGATCGACAGCTGTCCCGCAAACCTTCA CAGAGGACGGAGACGGACGGCGCCCTGAAGCTCTGGCTGCTGGACAGCCTGCAGGATCTGGGGGCGGAGCAGCTGAAGCACTTCCAGTGGCTCCTCCAGAACGCAGACGAGGCGGAGGACGGGTTCAGAGCCATCCGGAAGTGTCACCTGGAGACGGCAGACCGCCTGGACACGGTGGACTTGATGGTGGAGATGTACAACACCGACGTCCGAGAGGTGACGGAGAAGGTCCTGAAGAAGATGAGCCGGAGTGAAG GAAAATGTTTGGCTCATGTTCCACATCCAGAAGAAGTGCGTTGGTCTGCAG GAGTCTTCACATGTCGCCACAAGTTAAAGTCCATCCTGAAGCAGAGGTTCCAGAGCGTGTTTGAGGGGATCGCGAAAGCCGGAAAGTCGACCcccctgaaccagatctacacggAGCTCCACATCACGGAGGGCGGGGCCGCGGAGGTCAACGAGCAACACGAGGTCAGGCAGATTGAAACGGCGTCCAGGAGGACGGACGGAGCGGAAACCAGCATCAGAGCAGAAGACATCTTTAAATCCTCGCCGggaagatctcaaccaatcaggaCGGTGCTGACGAAGGGCGTGGCCGGCAtcgggaaaacagtcctgactcagaagttcactctggactgggctgaagacgaagccaaccaggacgtccacttcacCTTTCcgttcaccttcagagagctgaaccTGGTGGGGAAGCAGTTGAGCCTGGTGGGACTGGTTCACCActttttcactgaaaccaaagaagcaggacTCTGCAGCTTCCaagacttccaggtggtcttcatcttggacggtctggaCGAGTGTCgcctccctctggacttccaccGCGCCGAGCTGCTGACCGACGTGACAGAGTCCAGCTCAGTGGACGTTCTGCTgataaacctcatcagggggaaactgcttccctccgctcgcctctggatcaccacacggcctgcagcagccaatcagatccctgccgactgtgtggacagggtgacgGAGGTCCGGGggttcaccgacccccagaaggaggagtacttcaggaggaggttcagagaggaggagcaggccagcaggatcatctcccacatcaagacctcccgaagcctccacatcatgtgccacatcccggtcttctgctggatcagtgctacagttctggagaaggtgctgaagagcagagagggaggagagctgcccaagaccctgacccagatgtacatccaccacctggtggtccaggccaaagtcaagaaCGTCAAgtttgatggaggagctgccacagacgaccactggagtccagagagcagggagatgatctGGTCTCTGGGGAAACTGGCTTTTGAGCAGCTCCAGAAGGGGAACCTGATCTTCTTTGAATCGGACCTGACAGGGTCTGGCATCGACCTCAGAGCAGCCTCAATGTACTCAGGAGTGTTCACGCAGgtcttcagagaggagagcggcctgtaccaggacaagGTCTTctgcttcgtccatctgagcctccaggagtttctggctgctcttcacgTCCATCAGACCTTCGTCAGCTCTGGAGTCAACCTGCTGGAAAACAACCTGAAGGAGTCTGAAGAGTTGAGAATCGACTCATCGTGGTTCTACCAGggagcagtggacgaggccttgaagagtccaaacggacacctggacttgttccttcGATTCCTCCTGGGTCTCTCACTGCCGGCCAATCAGAAGCTCTTACGAGGTCTGCTGGCAGAGATAGGAGGAAGTGCACCAGCCAGTCAGGAGGTGCTATACATATACCTGCTGCATAACGTTGCCGTTGTTAACAACAACTCACGGAGGATGTTGGCAGTAGAGGGACACATCAGACGGAGGCTTGATGAGAATCTGTCTGCAGATAAAATCGTCAacctgttccactgtctgaacgAACTGAATGACcattctctggtggaggagatccagcaGTCCCTGAGGTTAGGACGGCTCTCCAGAGAGGTCCTGTCTCCCGCTCAGTGGTCAGCGCTGGTCTTCATCCTACTGTCATCAGAtcaagatctgaaggagtttaaCCTGAAGAagtactctgcttcagaggaggctcttctgaagctgctgccggtggtcaaagcctccagcaAAGCTCT gttgagGAACTGCGACCTGTCCcggagaagctgtggagctctgtcctcggtcctcagctctcagtcctccagtctgacacagctggacctgagtaacaacaaCCTGCAGGACTCGGgagtggagctgctgtgtgacGGACTGAGAAGCCCTCTCTGCAAACTGGAAGCTCTCCG aCTCAGCAACTGCAGCCTGTCCGAGAGAAGCTGTGgcgctctgtcctcagtcctcagctctcagtcctccagtctgacacatctggatcTGAGTGACAACGACCTGCGGGATTCgggggtggagctgctgtccagggtgctgaaGAGTCCCGGCTgcaaactggaagctctcag cctggcagggtgtctggtctcagagggaggctgctctcctctggtctcAGCCGTGAGGTCCAAGTCCTCCcgtctgagagagctggacctgagctacaaccatcccgGGGACGCGGCGGTGGATCTGCTGTCCGCTGCCGTGGAGGATCCGGACTGCGGTCTGGACGCCGTCAG GGTGGAGCCTGCCGGAGTCCGCTGGCTGAAACccggagtgaggaagt ACTCCTGCCCGCTCTCCATCGACACGAACACGGTGAGCGCCAGACTCGGAGTGTCCGACGGCGGCAGGACGGTGACGCACGTGGGGAAGCGCCAGTCCTACCCGGAGCACCCGGACCGGTTCGAGCGCTgccctcagctgctgtgcgAGACGGCGCTGACGAGACGCCActactgggaggtggagcagagcggagacgtcctgctggcgCTGGCCTACAGGGGGGtcgggaggaggggggccggCATGGGCTGCCGGTTCGGGGAGAACGACCGGTCCTGGTGTCTGTATGGATACGACCACAGATTCTCTGCCTGGCACGACAACAGGCAGACCCTGGTCccttcctccccctgctcctgctcctcctcctcctctcacagaCTGGgggtgtatgtggactgtcccgCTGGGACTCTGTCCTTCTACATCGTCTGCTCTgactctctgctccacctctacaccttcaacacctcCTTCTCAGAGCCCCTGTACGCTGGATTTGGCTGTGGGAGCCGCTCCTCCCTGTCCCTGTGTGAgctgtga